CGCCTTTATGATAGTGATTTTAGCAGGCTGTACACCGACGCGTGTGAGTGATCGGGTACTATTATCGACTCCGACGGATTGGCATCATGCCCCAGTTGTTCAAGACAATTCCAATCAGGCCGACCTCAAGGAATGGTGGCAAGGATTTCATGATCCCCTTCTGAACGAGTTGATCAGCCAGGCATTGGCCGCGAACCACGATCTCAGAATCGCAACGGCTCGCGTGCGCGAGGCCAACGCTCTAGTCACGGTTGCGGAATCAGCACTTTACCCCAGCGTTGATTTCTTTTTATCAGGCGGCCGAGAAAAGCGCATTGACCGAATCATCGCGGTACCGGGTAACCAGGGGATAGAGCTGGTCACACCCACCGTCAATGTTATCACCAGTGGGCTTGCTGCACGGTGGGAAATTGACGTTTTCGGTGCCAGGCATCTTGAAGCCGAGGGGATGGCTGCTCAGGCTGCGGGAACCGAAGAGGCTCGACATGGGGTACAGGTTGGATTGCTGGCTCAGGTGGCAACGAACTACCTGGAGCTGCGCGGCGCACAGGAACGGATTGCCATTCTGCGGAAAAATATCGGGATCCAGCGCGAAAGGCTCAGAGCTCTGCAGGCCTTTTATCGTGCAGGTTTAACAAACGACACCGATGTGTCCCGCCAGGAAACCTTGGTGCATAGCACCGAGAGTGCCCTCCCGGTACTGAACGCAGCAGAGGCAACGCTTATCCATCGCCTCAGTGTGTTGCTTGGCGAGTCTCCGGCGAAACTTGA
This window of the Pseudomonadota bacterium genome carries:
- a CDS encoding TolC family protein, with product MIVILAGCTPTRVSDRVLLSTPTDWHHAPVVQDNSNQADLKEWWQGFHDPLLNELISQALAANHDLRIATARVREANALVTVAESALYPSVDFFLSGGREKRIDRIIAVPGNQGIELVTPTVNVITSGLAARWEIDVFGARHLEAEGMAAQAAGTEEARHGVQVGLLAQVATNYLELRGAQERIAILRKNIGIQRERLRALQAFYRAGLTNDTDVSRQETLVHSTESALPVLNAAEATLIHRLSVLLGESPAKLESRLVAAVLPSALPAIPKLLPSSLLSQRPDLRLAQTEVSVAAASLGTARADQFPKLVLSASGGFGALAVGGFSSLAEGVYALGSGLTAPIFNAGRIRAHIAGADARLDQVAAKYEKTFLLALEDVENAFVAHTSSKEHREELLQAEQAADKTYRFSEALYLRGASDYLSVLDAQRTKLSINDERVKAETAVRVSLVSLCRAFGGGWAVERSVGRGNDEINIGQNSGPAVPAEH